The genomic window TATCCGAAGGTCGACGGCACCGGCGACGCGGACAAGGTGGCCAACCAGTTTATCGAAAAAACCGGCAGCGGCGCGGCTCAAAGAGAGAACGACGGTGCTGTGTGGTATCTGCTGGACTGCTAGCGTGCACTCAAACCACTGATTTTCCAGAACCGCCGCCCGCCCGAGCTGCTCGCATTAACCAAAGTGGATGAGGGTCGCGCGTTTACCGACAACAAATTTGTCTTTGGTGTCTCGGCCCGGCGCAATGTGGGCTACGGCTTCTGGCAGATGGCTTACCGCATGCAGGCCCCCCTGACGCTGGATAACCTCTGGAAAGTCTGGAGCGCCATGCGCGGCTTTAGTAACGATGGCGGTCGCAAGCTGGGTATTCGTCCGACCCATCTGGTGGTGCCGGTGGAGCTGGAGAAAACCGCCACCCAGTTACTGGAGCGGGAATTACTGGCCGAGGGCAGTACCACGGTCTCTAACGAAATGAAAGGCAAGCTGACGCTGCTGGTCGCAGACCTGTTGTAAACGCGCGGTTAAATCCGGTTTAAACGCCCATGAAAGGAGAGTTAACGCATGTATGCCAGCGAGCAGGATTTACGCGTCCGCTATATCGGCCCGTTGATAGAAAGGCTGGTCGACGGGCGCAGCGATGAGGCAGCAGCCCGGCAGAAGGTGAGTCAGGCGCTCACCGATGCCAGCGCCCTGATGGACAGCTTTATCGCTGCCCGTTACGCCCTGCCGCTCTCGGTGGTGCCGTCGGTGCTGAAACAGCATGCCTGCACCCTTGCGTTTTACTACCTGAATGACGAGCGGGCCACTGAGCAAACCCGCCAGAGTTATCAGGATGCGCTGCGCTGGCTGGAGGCGGTGAAAAAGGGTGAGCTGCCGCTAGGGGTGGATAGCGATAACCAGGCTCCCGACAGTGCCGACCTGCCGCAGATGCAGGCCGATGCGTCGTGTTCGGACGCAGGCAGAAGGGGTTTATCTGATGATTGTTTCCACCGAAAACGCTTTGCTGGAGCGGCTATAGCTGGAGCGGCTATATGACGTGTTTGACAACACGTTGCGTGATATCGCCACCCATCCCGGCGACTGGAGCGAGGAGGGATTGCGTGATGTGCTGCTTATCTGGTGTGGCTGGGGGCGCAGGCCGGTCAGGTCAAAGGCGTGATTGACAGTCGCTTTGTTTTTTACGTGGTGGCCGATGTTATCAACGGTGCCGAGGGCGACCGACCCGGCCTCTACCAGATAGTGGCGCGGCTAATAGCGGGCTTATCGGGTTTTCGTCCGGCAAACGACGGACCGATGCGCTTTGAAGAGGGGCGCAACCTGTACACCGAGAAACAGGGAAATTGCGGCGTGGTGCTGTATGGCACCTACTTTACCTGCGAGGAGCCGGTGATACCGTTGATTCAGGATGACGGCATGGATGAGTACCTGCGCCATTATCAGACCTTTACCCAGAAGGACGGCAGCCCGCCGTTCGCGGCCCATATAACCCTGCGCGGGGAGAGCCACGACAATGAATGACACCGACAACACCGCGATGCGCTTCCCTAACCCCTTTGACTTGCCGATGCTTTTTGTGGTGCCGGCCCCGGAGCGCGCGGTGCGCGAACCCTATTCCATGCAGATGTTACCGGATGCGGGGGCCTGGGTGCAGCGTAATGGCTTCTGGCTGCGCCGTCTGCGTTTCAAGGATGTACTGGACATCACGCCGCCAGCAAAACCGGCGCCACCCGGCAAAAGTCAGCCTCTGCCGCCTTGAGTAAAAAGGATACGCCTCATGACGATGAGCTTTAATGAAATCAGCGCCGGGGTTCGCATACCGCTGACGCATATTGAGATTGATAATTCGCAGGCCGTCACCGGCACCCCGACCACGCTGACCCAGGTGCTGATGTTGGGTCAGGCCGCCATCAAGGATGGCAAGGTAGACGGCAGCGGCGCAATAGACACGCCGGTACGCATCACCCGTGCCGATCATGCTGCGACACTCTGGGGCCAGGGATCCATGCTGGCAGCGATGGTGAAGGAATTTTTGACGATAACCCGGATGCGGTGTTAGCCGTGATAGTGCAGGGTAACGGGGCCGGAAAGGCCGATACCGGCAGCCTGACGTTATCGTACCAGGCGCAACAGGCCGGGGTACTGAATGTCTATCTCGGCGGTGTACGGGTGCGCGTCACTGTGGAGAAAGGCCAGCATGGTAAGGCGGTGGGTGATGCGCTGGCCAGTGCGATAAATGCCCTGCCGTCGCTGCCGGTGAACGCCGTGTCTGCCGCGCCGGGCGGTGAGAATGTCACTGCCGATCAAACGGTGGTGACCCTGACGGCGCGGTTTATTTCTGAATACTCGGCGCAGGATATCCGCCTGAATTATTACGATGGCGAGATAACGCCCGCCCGGGCTGGCAGTGACAATTGCCGTGCTGGGGGGATACCCGGTATCACCATATCGTCATGCCCTGGCTCGATACCGCCAACCTGATATTACTGAGCGAGGCGCTGCGCGATCGCTGGGGATCGACCAAAATATCTGACAGCATCGCCTGGGCGGCCCATACCGGCAGTCTGGGGGAAATCACCCGGTTCGGTAAGACGCGCAATGATTTTCTGCTGACCTGTAGCGGCATTCAGCGCCCCCCCGAGCCGGCCTATCTGTGGGCGGCCAGCCTGTGCGCCATTGGCGCAAAACACTTAAGTCTCGATCCGGCACGCCCGCTGCAAAGCCGGAGCCAGCTGCCGCGGCAGGCTCCGGCATTGTCTGACCGGCTGCGCTCCAATGAGCGTAACCAGCTGCTGTATGACGGCATCGCTACCATGACCGTGGGGGCCGACGATGGGGTACAGATTGAGCGGCAAATAACCACCTATCGCACCAACGCCTACGGCGATCCGGATCCGTCTTACCTCGATGTGAATACCGTGGCGACGCTGTCTTATCTACGCTATTCGACCCGGGTACGCATCACCCAGCGCTTTCCGCACCATAAGCTGGCCAACGATGGTACGCCGGTGGCACCGGGGCAGGCGATGGTGACCCCGGCCATTATCCGTACCCAGTTGCTGGAGCTGGCGATAGAGTGGCTGGAGGCGGGGCTGATTGAGAATTTCGAGAGCTTCCGCGACAGCCTGATTGTCGAGCGTAACAACAATGACCGTAACCGCGTAGACGTGCAGTGCAAGCCGGATATTGTTAATCAATTTCGCATTTTCGCAGAGCAGATCCAGTTTATTTTGTAAGGGGGCACGATGGCATTTGGCAAACTGCAATACCAGGGCAAGGCCATTGTCCGGGTTAACGGGTAGGAATACCCGACGATGACGGGGGCCACCTTTACCCCGTCCGGGGAAAAACGCGAGGAAGTGACCGGCGTACGGGTTTATGGCTATAAGTCAACACCTCGTGCCGCTACGCTGGAATGTAAATTTCCGGCACGGGGTGATCTGAGCGTGGAAGTCATCAACGGCTGGCATGATGTCACGCTGGAGTTTGAAGCCGATTCCGGCGAAACCCATATGATGACCAACGCCTGGAGCAACGGGGAAGAGTCCCTGACTGACGCGGGAGAAATCTCCGCCAAATTTACCGCCATTCGCAGCCAGCGCGTGGCGTAAGGAGCGAGCATGACCCAAAGTATGGAAACCCTGGCGACGGCGGCCCACGAGGTTGAAGGGGTGTCGCCGGATATCGCCAGCGTCGCCGACGAACTGGCGCGCGGGCAACTGACCTTGGTTGACGGTCTGGTTACCGGCAGCGGTGACGACGAACAGCGCCACACGGACGTCACCCTGCGGCCATTAACCGGCAAGGACATTATTGATGCCGAATTGGCCGCCGAGCGGGTGGTGCAGACGGCTAACGGCTCGGAATTAGTGCGTTCGCCAGCGATGGTGGAGTTTGAGCTGCTGCGCCGGTAGGTTGCCCGGCTGGGCAACCTCAACGGCCCGTTGTCGCTGCTACAACTGAAAAGCCTGTCGGCGCGCGATATTGAACGTCTTATCATCGCCCAGCGTCTGGGCGGCCGCGCGCTGGCCGGACAGCTGGCGGCTGATTCGGGGCGACTGGATGCAGTGTCGGGAAAAAATTGAGGAAGCGTCGCTGATGCTCGCCACGACCACCAAATCGGGCGTGGAATGGGCGCTTTCCCTGCCGTTAATCCGGTTCTGCCAGCAAGCCACCCATTTATTACAGCGTGAGTAAACGATGGCAGAAAAAAGTCAAAGCCTCCGTCATTGTTGACCTGCTGGGCAACCTACCCCGGCAGGCGCGGCTGTTCGGTCAAAGTCTGGTCGGCATGGGGCGGCAAGGCGGCGCATCCCTGCACGGTCTCGGTCTTCGGGCGAATACCCTGGGGGGGGGGCCGCTTGACCGGCTGGGCCATCAGGGCCAGCGCACCTTTAGCGGTCTGCTAGCGTTCTGCGCCTGGGGCTGGCGTCGGTGTCATCCGGTTTTGACCATCTGGAGACGCGCGCCAAAGCGGCCTATGGCGGCGTAGCGCGCCTTTACGGGCTGCTGGCCGGGGGCGCGGCGCTGTATGGCCTGAAAAAAGCCTTTATCGACCCGGCGGCGGCGATGGAAAACTACACCATTCGCCTGAACTCACTGAACCATCACGATAAAGCCCAGACCGACGCCGACCTGAAATGGGCGGTACAAAATGCCAAGGACACCACCTGGGGATTGCAAGGGGTAGTGCAGGAATACACCTCCAGTCGGGGGTTTTGGCATGAGTCGTGAAGAAGCGCGCCACTTTATTACGATGCTGGAATACCAGGAGGCACGGCTGGACGCTGCCGGAAGCCCAGGGAGCTTCCCTTCAGCTTAAACAGATGTATTCGCGCAAAAGCATACAGGCTCAGTATGCGAGCCTGCTGACCGGCTACGGCATTGATGTCTATAGCGTGCTGGCGGAAAAGCTCGGCAAAAGCCGTAACGAACTGACCACACAGGGTAAAAAAGGGTTACTTGGGCCAAAAATCCATTGAATTGCTGTTCCAGACGCTGCTCGAGCAGGCCAAAGGGGCGCAGAAAGACGCCATGAACTCCTGGACGGGACTCACTTCCCAGTTGGGCGATGTCTGGCAGCAGTTCGCCGTCAAGGTGATGAATCAAGGGCCATTTAAACGGCTTAAAACTGAGTTAAAAGACTTTCTGGATTTTGCCGGACAAGCCCAGGAAAGCGGTTTGCAGGACCAATGGGCCAACAGGCTGGCCAGTAGTTTTAATGGCGTATTCGACAGCGCCCGACGGGGCGTCACGCTGTTTAAAAATGGCCTTAGCCGGGTCAATGCTGAGTTGATGGCGTGGCGCAAGGCAGGTTATGGCGACACCCTCGACAACGTCGCCGCCGACAAGGCCAAAGCCATTCTGGCGATTTATGTCGCCTCGAGCTGGCCCGTGTCGGCATGGCGATAGCCCGTCCCGCCTGGGGGCTGGCCCGGCACCGTTTGCGATGGGTGGCGGTATTGGCGCGCCGGTGAGCGTGTTTGTCACCACCTGGCCGGCGGGCGGCATCGGGGGTGGCAGTGATACTTATGTCGCTGGCCCCGACACTGCTTGATAAAAATGCCAGCGCCGAGGATAAAGGCGGGGCGCTGGGGGCGGCAAGCGGTGCGACGGCGGGCGGACTCGTCGGCGCCATCGGCTGCCCATTGGGGCGGTGGTCGGCTCGATGCTGGGCAGTGTGCTTGGCGAAAAACTCGGCGGCTGGTTGGGCTATATCTACGCCCGATGGGACAGAAAAGACGAGCAACAGGCGGTGCCACAGCCAGTGAAAGCCCAGGCGGACATGCGTATTGCGCTGGCCCCGGGACTGGTGCTGCAAACAGCGCCGCCACCGACAGCAACGCCTTTGGCTTACAGCTCGATGTGTATAACGGCGACAACTACCGTATTTATTGAGGTGCGCAGATGAAAAGTACCGGCCAGGGCCGCTTTCGCAGCGTGCCTTTTTGGATTTACAAAGAACAGCGCAGTCGTAGCGGTCGCCGGGTGGTGCGGCGGGAATATCCGCTACGAGAACACGGCGGGGCGGACGATTTAGGGAAAAAACTGCCTGAGCACACCTTCACCCTGTCACTGACAGGCGATGATGCGCAGGCGCAACGGGTACGACTGACGCAGGCGCTGAATGCGCCGGGACCGGGCGAGCTGTTGCCCCCGGACTGGGGTACGCTGCGGTGCTGGTTGATAATTTTGAAAGCCGCTACAGCGTCGATAACCAGCGTTTGGTGGAGTTTACCGTCACGATGGTGCCGGTTTCCGATGAGACCGCCCCTACGGTTGCGCAAGATACCGCCGGGATCGTCAATCGCCAGGGCGACGGCACGCTGGCCTCACTCTTTTCAACCCTGGCTGACGGCTGGCAGACCTCGCTGCATGACGCGCAGGCGTTGATGGCGTGCGTCAACGAGAAAGCCAACACGCTGGAAAGCGCCCTCAATGGTCTGTGGCTGCTGGCTGATATGCAGAGCTTTATCGCCTCGTTCACGGTCCTGCGTGGCAATATCCAGGGGCTTATCACCACCCCCGACCGCCTGGCGCTGGCCTTTAAGGGGATTTTTCAGGGCATACAGCGCCTGCCGGCTTACCCCCAACCGGAGCAGATAAAAAACCGGGCGCGCGCGCCGGTCTCCCCGAAGCCCGGCGCACTCTAGCACCAGATAGTCCAGCTGGCCGTCCGGCTGGACAGCGCTCTGGTCCGTCAGGACCGCCTGCACGATATGCAGGGGCTGCAACCGGCCACCCGCGCCACGGTGCAGCTGCTGCAAAATATGCTGCGCCTGGTGGTGGCGGTGGTGCAGATGTTGTCGTCCCTGCTCACCGCCAGTCTGGCGGCGGTCAGCCAAAACGCACCGGCGCAGGCGTTACCGGGCCTAACCCAGGCAGCGGTGACGACAACCGAGCCGGAGCTGGTGACCCTGTACCGTATCACCGGCGATGCGCGTGACACGGCGCGCTTTATTCGTCGCAACCGGCTGCGTCATCCGCTGTTTGTGCCGGGTGGCGAGCGCGTGGAGCTGCTCGGTGGCTGAGGTAGCATTGCGCATCGACAACCGGATTTTCACCCACTGGCTTTCGGTTAGCATTACCCGGGGGCTGGCGCGTCTGGCCGGGGATTTTACCCTCGGGATCATGATGCCCGGCTAGGCGTTGCCCGACAGCCTGCGCGCGGTGGGGCGCTCACGCTGACCCTTGACGGGCAACCGGTTATCACCGGTTACCTGGACAGCGTATCGCACAAGATGGGGACCGACTCGGCACAGGTAACGATAAAGGGCAGGGATAAAACCGGCGATCTGGTGGACTGTTCGGCGGTCTATCCGGGCGGTCAATGGCGTCTCAGCACACTGCAACAGATTGCGCAAGACCTGTGCAAACCTTTTGGCATCGCGGTGCGCTGGGCGGTGTCTGACCCCGAGGCCGCCAAACCCTTTACCTCCTTTACCATTGAACGGTCTGAAAGCGTGGCGGATGTGCTGAGCTGGGCGGAGCGTCACCGTGGCGTTTTGGTGACCAGTAATGCCGACGGCGATCTGGTGTTTACCCAGGCGGCGAACACCCCCACTGACACCCTGCGGCTGGGTGAAAATCTGTTGTCCACCGAGTACACCGAGGACTGGCGCGACCGCCACAGTCAGTATCTGTTTAAAGGCAACGGCGGCGGCGGTGGGCACGCCGGCGACGCCAACACCAACGAGTTGCGCGCCGCGCTCAAGGGAGAAAGCGACGACCCCGCGATTGTACGTTACCGCCCCAAAGTCATTCTGGCTGACAGCAAACTGACCCCTGCCATCGCACGAGCGCGCGCCATGCGGGAAAGCCGCCGGGCATTGGCCCAGTCAGAGCGCTTTACCGCCGTGGTTAAGGGGTGGCGGCGCGAAAGCGGCGAACTGTGGCAGACCAATCGGCTGACCCGCGTCATTGCGCCGCGTCTGTCCATGATCAGTCGTGACCAGGCGACCGTGCTATTGGTAGAAGACCGCCGTCATCGACCCACCGGGCTGCCCGCCGGGGATAGCGGCCTGTATCATTATGAGGGGCATCGCCTGCGTCTGACCCGGGACAGCCGCTGCATCATCACCTGTAAAACACTGGAAGTGGTCGTCGAGCAGGAGGCGGTGTTTAACACCCCGACAGCGCGTTTTACTGATGATGTGGTGATTGAGAAAAACCTGACGGTGAAACAGAACATGACGGTTGCCGGGGACGCTGAGTCCCAAGGTGCCTTTTCCGCGCCTGCTGTATCGGGTGCAGTTTCCCCCGGGCGGCGGCACACGCTGGGATTACGAGCGCTGGGCGCGCGAGGTCCCGGGCGTCACCCGCAGCTGGTGTCTGCCCACCTGGAATGGGGCGGGCACAGTGGGCGTGACCTTCGTGATGGAACATCACCCGGATATCTTCCCAGGCCCGGCCGATATTGCGCGGGTTACCGACTATCTCGCGCGCCACCGGGACCAGGCCACCGGCGAGTGGGTCGGCCAACCGGAGGGGCCGACGGTGACGGTGTTTGCGCCGGGAGCAAAAAAGGTCGATATCACGCTGCGTATCGCCCCCAATACCCCGGATAACCAGGCCCGTATCCGCGAGGCGCTCAGGCAACTGTTTTACACGGCGGCCAAACCGGGCGAAACCCTGTTGCCCTCGGCATTCTGGCGTGTGCTGTCCGGGATAAGCGGACTTGAGGATTACGCCCTGAAAAGCCCGCTGACGCCGGTCAGTAGCGGAAAAACCGAGCTACTGGTGATGGGGGATATCACATGGCTTTAAAGGCACATCAACGCGTGCTGCTGCAACTGCTGCCTGACGGCCTGGCCTGGAACAAAGCGCCGGATACGCTGCTGGCTGACTGGGAGCGTTTTTTAGGGCTGCCGGACTGTGATATCGGCGAGGATGCCGGCATCGATGAGCACCAGCGCTATGTGGCCAACAAGCTGCGCATGAAACCGAGCCTCAACCGGCAGTTTTACATTGAACTAGCGCGGTCTTATGGCTTTACGGTGAGCCTGAGTACGTTGCCAGATAATCAGTGGGTCACGATTGTGACGATTGAGACCCACGTGGACTATCGCCCTACGCATGTGCTTGACCCTGTCACCACGCCGCTGCGGATTTATTACGCCGGGATACTGGAATGCCTGTTAAACCGCTATAAGCCGGCGCATCAGGACTTTCGCTATGTGTATGCCGACAAAAAGGAGAAAGGCTAATGTATTTTTTAGATAACAACAGCGGCATTGCCACCATGCCGCTGCTGAAAGAAACCCAGAGCACCACGCCGTTATGGTTTACCGAGGGCGACGGCAACAAGGGTATCAGCTGGCCGGGGGAGGACTGGTTCAATATCCAGCAAGCCGAACAGCTGGCATTACTGGACGCCGCTGGCATCCGCCCGGATAAGGGTAAGTTAAACAAGTTGACGCTGGCTATCCGCGCAATTATCGGCCAGGAGGCGCTGCTGAAAACGCAGGCATTGGCTGAAATTGCCGCAGCGGGCAAAGGGGCACAGGAAAAGGCGCGCACGCATCTGGGGCTGGGCAAGCTGGTGACCCAGGACGGTATTGAGGAGGCGACGCTTCACCGCAGTGCAGTTAAGCAGCGCCACGCACAGAGCGGACGAGACCACCGCCGCGACACCTAAAGCGGTGAATGAACGGGTGAATGCCGTGGTGGATTATGCCCCGTCGGATTTAGATACGCTGAACAAGCTGGCGCAGGCGATTAGCAATAACCCGAAATTTGCCGAAAGCGTGACGCAGCTCCTGAGCCAGAAACTAGCGAAAAATGAAAATGGGGCCGACATCCCAGACAAAAATCAATTTGTGAAAAACATTGGCCTGACGGAAACGGTAGATTGTGCAAAAAATGCGCTGGATAAACGCACGGGTGGGACCGTCAATGGCGACATTATTTCACAGTGTGGTCAGCTCTTACTGAAAGGGGACAACCACAAGCATCTGGGTTTTCATAATCAGGACGGTAGCGTTCGCATGTGGCTCTACAAAGACAAGGGGGGTGATGGCGTTCGGCTAAACAACGGCAATGACGGTGGCAGAGATTGGGTATTCAATAAAAACGGGCATTTTTATTCCCCCCCCCCAGGCACTTCATGCCGCAGTAGAGACCTATCAAGAGAATGGCAATATCCACGGAGCAGTCTGGGGTGGACATTTGAGCGGCTGGGTGGATAACAGAGTCAATGGTCGTGCCACTTGGGATTATGTTAACGGCACATTTGTGCGTGATATCAGGGGTGGTTTAGAAAGCGTAATAGCATGGAATGGCCCCGGATATGTAGATCAAGGGGGATACGTGTTAACCGGCGCGGCTTTGTTGAATAAATCAGAACTTGTGACTACGCCCCCCTAGCAGATCGATTGTTATGCGATCCGGATGCTGTTCAGCATTCCTAACAGCGTCATTTTGTTAAGCGCTTTGACCATCGCCATTGCCTCACCTACCTTCGCATCATAGTCACGCAGACTTAGATGATAGCCCACTTGCTTTTTCCATACATCGTTACTGCCGCTTAGACGCTGATTCGCAACGGCGTAGTTACGCTCATGGTATCGGTCTGGCCAATATTGCGCCCCACCTCGTGGAGGAATAAGAGGCCTTATTTTCTTCCTCAGCAGAGCATCATGACAGTAGCGGGTATCGTAAGCGCCATCAGCCGACGCTTCCCTGATTTTCCGCTGGTCTGGTTTATCAGAGCTGGTAGGGCCTGAGTATTCGTCGTACCGCTGAGCGATAAGTCAGCACAGATAATCTCATGCGTTCTGTCGGCACATGCTGTCGGACTTTCCATTCGCCTTCGCCAAAGACCTTCAGGCCGGCTCCGTCAATGACTAGAGGTGAGATTTCACCACGGGTCGGCGTTTTTATGCTGATCTTAACTGTCTTTGCTCGCTTGCTGATCAGCGAGTAGTCTGGGTATCTTAGCGGCAGTACCATCAATTTAAAAATGGCGTCAACGAAGCCCTGTAAAGCCCTTAACGAAAGGCCAAACCGCGTTTCATCATCAGAACAGTGGTGATAGCCATATCTGCGTAGTGAAGCGGCCGGCCACGCCGTTCAGGCGTTGTTTTTTCCGTCCATGCAATAATTGCCGACTCATCCAGCCATATCGTCAGAGCCCCGCGCTGCTTGAGAGCTTTGTTGTAAGTGGCCAGTTGGTTATTTTAAACTTTTGCTTTGCCATGGAGTGCAGATGTTGAAATGACGGTAGTGATCTGAGCAGACGATCACCTAAAAGTTATATTTATTCAAAAAAGCCTTGCCGGTCATAAAAAGTTGCTTGATTCAATCTTGAAATGATTTTTTATCGGGTCCAGATTAAGTACAAAACAGGCTTGGTACACTTTTCCGATTAGTAGATTGTAATTATCATGCAATATAATTTTGCGAGCCAGGCAGTCCCGTGTTGCGAGTGCATAAGGCGAAAGCTTACGCTTGGGCCGATGATCCCGCTTGCGTTTTTTTTCTACCACCAGTCTCCCCTTCTGATTGATCCTCATCTTATAGAATCTGTTTTTTTGGTTTTTTCTAAAGGGAAAAGTATGTCACCTACCTGCAGGGCTCTAATCTGGCCATCGTCGGGATTGAAAAGGAAATAGGTATGATCGATCTCAAAAATTTCATAAACTTTATCACCATGATCGTCGTCTGCACTGATAAGGGCGTTATGACCTGGATAATAGGATAATTTGCGATTATTTAAGGCAAGGTCAAAGACCCAGCGTTGTTGACGTTTTTTTTGTATGCAGTGGCTTAATGATACTGTCTGCCAAATCGGACGTGGGATGCCAAGGGATGATCGTACACCCAGGCACTTCCGAGTTTTGTACGCAGATAAATTTTATCAAAACGCCTATGCCGCTTTTGACATCGATCATGGTAAAAACCCGATGTCCATCGCTTGAAATCTCTCCGGTATCACCTGAAATGATATAGGTTTGATCATTCACAAAAAAAGTTGTAATCTCCGCCGTCAATTTGCATGTGAAAAATATCTGAAGATGCGCTGGCGGATAACGTAGGATATCGCGTTAAGGTTGTGCCCCTAGAGTAAGTTTGAGAAAATTTGATCATGCTTTGTCTTATGCCGATGAGGTTTTTGGTCTGTATAATCACCTCGGTAATTTCTCTTCCTTTCGAGAAGATATGTGAGTACAGAGTCAGCGGATTAACGCGCTCTATAGCTTTGAGGGCATGATAAGCTCCACGATGAATATTATAAAGCGCCGTGAGTCCCGGATCGAACGCGTCTAAAGTTAATTTGGATAAATCAAAAATAAAATTTTGTAAGTCACTTGTCTTGATAAAACTAGACGTGACCACATGTTTTAATTTAACCGCGTTGAGGGTGACGCTATCGCCTTTACTTAAGAAGAGCGGTACAGAAGCAATCCTTTCCAATATCGCTGCTACGGGGACTTTTGCAAGCGTTTGGGTGGCTTTGACGACCCCTTTCAAAAAAGGTCTGGCGGTAAAGACGACATCGATGGTGCAATCAATCACAATCTGGTTGGTGTCTTCTAGCTCCACGCTGCGAACGCAGGAATAGAATAAAAATTTCTTTGGCTAATTCAAGCACTTCGTCTTCCCATTTTAGTTCCAGGCCTTGGTTGTACAATGTTTTCTTATTGAGGTCGTATCGTGAGGCAGCGATGCGCTCGACAAATAAACTGACGTTCTCATGCTGTGATTTGTACGGGTTAGCGATGAGGCCGGAATAGCTGAGCTTGAGACTGTGCAGGGGAAAGGGGGGACACCGTCAAACAGGGGTAAAATATGGGCGAGGGGGGCCGAGTGATTGATCTGCTGCAAGCGAAGATCATCTATAATGTCGGTAGCGTAAAATGTGCGCGTTTCGCCATGGTGTGTCGCGTTAAAAAAGATATATTTTTAAAGCGGTGACCAACTGACAATTTTATTGCTGTAAATGGCATCATAGACCGTGCGTTTTAGGGACAGTGTAGGGTTGATGAACTTTAATTTTCCCTTTATGATAAAATTGTAGTTCTCATAACTAAAATTTTTATCATAGAAATCACTTTTTTCAGTGTGTCAATAGCCTGATTGATTCTCTCTAGATTGATATTGTTTTGATTTATCGTATCATAAATGGAATGAATAATGGACGACCACAGTTCGGACATGTCAGGCAACGTTTCTGGCGATAAATGCCGATTCAGGAAGAGAACAGCGATTTTTATGACAACGTGGACTTCATCTATGTCTTCATTGTGTTGTCCCGTGTTTTTGATGTTGTTGAGTACCTGAATACCGCTCTTGATCATTTCCGTTAGCGCTAACATGCTTTCTTCCGGAATAGTAATGTGCCTGGCATGCGCGCCGAGAAAAAGTAAAAACCAGGT from Sodalis glossinidius str. 'morsitans' includes these protein-coding regions:
- a CDS encoding gp436 family protein, whose product is MYASEQDLRVRYIGPLIERLVDGRSDEAAARQKVSQALTDASALMDSFIAARYALPLSVVPSVLKQHACTLAFYYLNDERATEQTRQSYQDALRWLEAVKKGELPLGVDSDNQAPDSADLPQMQADASCSDAGRRGLSDDCFHRKRFAGAAIAGAAI
- a CDS encoding DUF2635 domain-containing protein, yielding MNDTDNTAMRFPNPFDLPMLFVVPAPERAVREPYSMQMLPDAGAWVQRNGFWLRRLRFKDVLDITPPAKPAPPGKSQPLPP
- a CDS encoding phage tail sheath C-terminal domain-containing protein is translated as MPWLDTANLILLSEALRDRWGSTKISDSIAWAAHTGSLGEITRFGKTRNDFLLTCSGIQRPPEPAYLWAASLCAIGAKHLSLDPARPLQSRSQLPRQAPALSDRLRSNERNQLLYDGIATMTVGADDGVQIERQITTYRTNAYGDPDPSYLDVNTVATLSYLRYSTRVRITQRFPHHKLANDGTPVAPGQAMVTPAIIRTQLLELAIEWLEAGLIENFESFRDSLIVERNNNDRNRVDVQCKPDIVNQFRIFAEQIQFIL
- a CDS encoding phage tail tube protein — protein: MTGATFTPSGEKREEVTGVRVYGYKSTPRAATLECKFPARGDLSVEVINGWHDVTLEFEADSGETHMMTNAWSNGEESLTDAGEISAKFTAIRSQRVA
- a CDS encoding phage baseplate assembly protein: MAEVALRIDNRIFTHWLSVSITRGLARLAGDFTLGIMMPG
- a CDS encoding baseplate J/gp47 family protein, translating into MQFPPGGGTRWDYERWAREVPGVTRSWCLPTWNGAGTVGVTFVMEHHPDIFPGPADIARVTDYLARHRDQATGEWVGQPEGPTVTVFAPGAKKVDITLRIAPNTPDNQARIREALRQLFYTAAKPGETLLPSAFWRVLSGISGLEDYALKSPLTPVSSGKTELLVMGDITWL
- a CDS encoding putative phage tail protein; the encoded protein is MALKAHQRVLLQLLPDGLAWNKAPDTLLADWERFLGLPDCDIGEDAGIDEHQRYVANKLRMKPSLNRQFYIELARSYGFTVSLSTLPDNQWVTIVTIETHVDYRPTHVLDPVTTPLRIYYAGILECLLNRYKPAHQDFRYVYADKKEKG
- a CDS encoding tail fiber protein — its product is MQLSSATHRADETTAATPKAVNERVNAVVDYAPSDLDTLNKLAQAISNNPKFAESVTQLLSQKLAKNENGADIPDKNQFVKNIGLTETVDCAKNALDKRTGGTVNGDIISQCGQLLLKGDNHKHLGFHNQDGSVRMWLYKDKGGDGVRLNNGNDGGRDWVFNKNGHFYSPPPGTSCRSRDLSREWQYPRSSLGWTFERLGG